One region of Natronorubrum aibiense genomic DNA includes:
- a CDS encoding GNAT family N-acetyltransferase — protein sequence MSDASAADPTIEIRRATHDDYDAVVGFTSEIWADRGGDYIPDIYHEWLEDDDETDRKTFLAEVDGEAAGIVQAVMLTPDEAWFQGIRVAADYRGQGVSHRLNEACFEWARAQGATVARVMIFSWNTVSLGAARASGYEPITEFRFAQPAPDPDAEALQSVSIDPTAAWRYWTHSDARTHLSGLGLAPEESWAVRELTRGDFDRLADETAVFAVDGEAGLAGTAYRSRTFERPVEDESGDSSTETWAEYGVGAWDDAAAARSLFAAIARDAAACGADETRVLIPETARTVTDAAYAGVELAEEPDFVLGIDLTGQ from the coding sequence ATGAGCGATGCGTCAGCTGCCGACCCCACCATCGAGATTCGCCGTGCGACCCACGACGATTACGACGCCGTCGTCGGCTTTACGAGCGAGATCTGGGCCGACCGCGGCGGTGACTACATTCCCGACATCTACCACGAGTGGCTCGAGGACGACGACGAGACGGACAGAAAGACCTTCCTCGCGGAGGTCGACGGCGAGGCCGCGGGCATCGTGCAGGCAGTGATGCTCACGCCCGACGAGGCCTGGTTTCAGGGGATTCGCGTCGCCGCCGACTATCGGGGGCAGGGCGTCAGCCACCGGTTGAACGAGGCTTGCTTCGAGTGGGCGCGAGCGCAGGGAGCCACGGTCGCTCGAGTAATGATCTTCTCGTGGAACACGGTCTCACTCGGTGCCGCGCGGGCGAGCGGCTACGAGCCGATCACCGAGTTCCGGTTCGCCCAGCCGGCCCCCGATCCGGACGCCGAAGCGCTACAGTCGGTCTCGATCGATCCGACGGCGGCGTGGCGATACTGGACCCACAGCGACGCCCGCACCCATCTCTCGGGACTTGGGCTCGCCCCCGAGGAGTCGTGGGCCGTCAGAGAGCTCACGCGGGGCGACTTCGACCGGCTCGCCGACGAGACGGCCGTCTTCGCCGTCGACGGCGAGGCCGGCCTCGCGGGGACGGCTTACCGATCGCGGACGTTCGAGCGCCCCGTCGAGGACGAGTCGGGTGACTCGAGCACTGAAACGTGGGCCGAGTACGGCGTCGGCGCGTGGGACGACGCGGCGGCTGCTCGCTCGCTGTTCGCGGCGATCGCCCGCGACGCTGCCGCCTGCGGGGCCGACGAGACGCGTGTGTTGATCCCCGAAACCGCTCGCACCGTCACCGACGCCGCCTACGCGGGCGTCGAACTCGCCGAGGAACCGGATTTCGTCCTCGGGATCGATCTCACGGGGCAGTGA
- a CDS encoding ubiquitin-like small modifier protein 1 translates to MSTDWKLFADLAEHAGTKHATVDAAAGDTVGDALEELLDDRPALEERVLDDDGDLRSQINVLRNGTNVLVEEDGLETVLEGGDELALFPPVSGG, encoded by the coding sequence ATGTCCACGGACTGGAAACTCTTTGCCGATCTCGCCGAGCACGCGGGTACCAAACACGCCACCGTCGACGCGGCCGCCGGCGACACCGTCGGTGACGCTCTCGAGGAACTCCTCGACGACCGGCCCGCACTCGAGGAGCGCGTCCTCGACGACGACGGCGACCTGCGCTCGCAGATCAACGTGCTTCGGAACGGTACGAACGTCTTAGTCGAGGAAGACGGTCTCGAGACGGTACTCGAGGGCGGCGACGAACTGGCGCTGTTCCCGCCGGTCAGCGGCGGATAG
- a CDS encoding TrkA C-terminal domain-containing protein, whose amino-acid sequence MIDPVVAQLTSETLLDALVRLLGFSLLAGGTGLGVAFVYHWYSADEIPEGVAILCGVSMVAIWLNTKTALQDAIIGETPLLDPETAVYTVAAFTVSAIAADGGRRIGDHLARDVFSITAPQTITDVSQLVRSAGRVVTVELPETIEDIDGYDPVSVETKTELAGETVLLPRRLSLEERRERLTDRLQRDHGIGHVDVEFAADGTIEYLAVGSRPAGIGPTLAPGSVAVAISADPAPDASPGDAVRIWRRDGDSLQRVAGGELRGVANDVATVAVDAADARTLRRQAPLEGDAVSSQPESARPADDTAYRLVTLPRSPGAERELVSLLRAADETVTTLPIAAGDPLEGATVGSLPVLVVALERGEAASDDQLALPDDELRLAAGDVAYVLGRPDALRRVSELEREPESPSNGAKEAAAERTRER is encoded by the coding sequence GTGATCGACCCCGTCGTCGCCCAGCTCACGTCGGAGACGCTGCTCGATGCGCTCGTTCGACTGCTCGGTTTCAGTTTGCTCGCGGGCGGCACCGGACTGGGCGTCGCGTTCGTCTACCACTGGTACAGCGCCGACGAGATTCCCGAGGGAGTGGCGATCCTCTGTGGCGTCTCGATGGTGGCGATCTGGCTGAACACGAAGACGGCGCTTCAGGACGCGATCATCGGCGAAACACCGTTGCTCGACCCCGAAACGGCCGTCTACACCGTCGCTGCCTTCACCGTGAGCGCGATCGCCGCCGACGGCGGCCGACGGATCGGCGACCACCTCGCTCGAGACGTGTTCTCGATTACGGCCCCGCAGACGATTACCGACGTGAGCCAACTCGTTCGCTCGGCCGGCCGCGTCGTCACCGTTGAACTCCCCGAGACGATCGAGGATATCGACGGCTACGACCCCGTCTCCGTCGAGACGAAAACCGAACTCGCGGGCGAGACGGTGCTCTTGCCGCGGCGACTCTCGCTCGAGGAGCGCCGGGAGCGGCTGACCGATCGGCTCCAGCGCGATCACGGGATCGGCCACGTCGACGTGGAGTTCGCGGCCGACGGGACGATCGAGTACCTCGCGGTCGGCAGCCGTCCGGCGGGGATCGGGCCCACGCTCGCGCCCGGGAGCGTCGCCGTCGCGATCAGCGCCGATCCAGCACCCGACGCGAGCCCCGGCGATGCCGTTCGTATCTGGCGCCGGGACGGGGACTCGCTTCAGCGAGTCGCCGGGGGCGAACTCCGCGGTGTCGCCAACGACGTGGCCACCGTCGCGGTCGACGCCGCCGATGCGCGAACGCTGCGCCGGCAGGCTCCCCTCGAGGGTGACGCTGTCAGCAGTCAGCCCGAGTCGGCGCGGCCCGCCGATGACACGGCGTACCGGCTGGTGACGCTCCCGCGAAGCCCCGGTGCGGAACGAGAACTCGTCTCGCTGCTTCGGGCGGCCGACGAAACCGTGACTACCCTGCCCATCGCCGCAGGCGATCCGCTCGAGGGAGCGACGGTCGGCTCGTTGCCGGTGCTCGTCGTCGCCCTCGAGCGGGGCGAGGCGGCGAGCGACGACCAGCTCGCCCTGCCCGACGACGAGCTTCGACTCGCGGCCGGCGACGTGGCCTACGTACTGGGTCGACCGGACGCCCTGCGTCGGGTTTCCGAGTTGGAGCGTGAACCTGAGTCGCCATCGAACGGGGCAAAAGAAGCAGCGGCAGAACGTACGCGGGAGCGGTAG
- a CDS encoding potassium transporter TrkA — protein sequence MTLPVEILLGLYLGLLTGIVPAFVAGSLGFLVRYFTGVTLPGFGVVVLALSIASVQGGLLGLVQPDIAQSPRLLVAVLVVLMLALYAHNQGDKLGAELPRRLSLTSIRQRTLSADVVELVGTMGQVTVRPTGEIRDMEGYPPLTPALRTTLKSGSWRLPADIPLTELESRLEERLRTDHDLADVDVTIDEQARATIVAAPPSGGLSRRVPEGQRAVSLVTLVPTGLARGDAVAVRTEDRSISGTVLSARTDLDATDDERATGEPTADGEAAPLEDGEAAADAEPTAKPTAATAGGVGRVTVAVSPRAITPLLETDQPQLVVQSRGTSQEFEAFALVRRAGHVIRRLTVGSTDEETVPATDVTILAVRRQGSETSGRRHGWVFGPGIERALEAGDEVFVAGPESATEAFAEAVAR from the coding sequence ATGACACTTCCGGTCGAGATCCTCCTCGGGCTCTATCTCGGGCTGTTGACCGGCATCGTCCCCGCGTTCGTCGCCGGGTCGCTGGGCTTTCTGGTCCGCTACTTCACCGGCGTTACTCTCCCCGGGTTCGGTGTCGTCGTGCTCGCGCTGTCGATCGCGAGCGTGCAGGGTGGCCTGCTCGGACTCGTCCAGCCCGACATCGCCCAGTCGCCACGACTGCTCGTCGCCGTCCTCGTCGTGCTTATGCTCGCCCTCTACGCCCACAATCAGGGGGACAAACTCGGCGCGGAACTGCCACGCCGACTCTCGCTGACCTCGATCCGCCAGCGAACGCTGTCAGCCGACGTCGTCGAACTCGTTGGAACGATGGGACAGGTCACGGTCCGTCCGACCGGCGAAATCCGCGATATGGAGGGGTACCCGCCGTTGACGCCCGCCCTCCGGACGACGCTGAAATCGGGATCGTGGCGACTCCCCGCCGACATTCCGCTGACGGAACTCGAGTCCCGACTCGAGGAGCGCCTGCGGACGGACCACGACCTCGCCGACGTCGACGTGACGATCGACGAGCAGGCGCGGGCGACGATCGTCGCCGCGCCGCCGTCCGGTGGACTCTCCCGGCGCGTTCCGGAGGGCCAGCGTGCCGTCTCGCTCGTGACGCTGGTCCCGACGGGACTGGCTCGCGGCGACGCGGTAGCCGTCCGGACGGAGGACCGATCGATCAGCGGGACGGTTTTGAGCGCTCGAACCGACCTCGACGCGACCGACGACGAGAGAGCGACCGGCGAGCCGACAGCCGACGGCGAGGCAGCCCCACTCGAGGACGGCGAGGCGGCTGCGGACGCGGAACCGACCGCCAAACCGACGGCGGCGACTGCGGGCGGTGTCGGCCGCGTGACCGTTGCTGTGTCCCCTCGAGCGATCACGCCGCTGCTCGAGACGGACCAGCCTCAACTCGTCGTCCAATCGCGGGGCACGAGCCAGGAATTCGAGGCGTTCGCGCTGGTCAGGCGGGCCGGCCACGTCATCCGCCGGCTTACGGTCGGCTCGACCGACGAGGAGACGGTGCCGGCGACGGACGTGACGATCCTCGCCGTCCGCCGACAGGGCAGCGAGACGAGCGGTCGTCGCCACGGCTGGGTGTTCGGTCCCGGCATCGAACGCGCCCTCGAGGCCGGCGACGAGGTGTTCGTCGCGGGCCCGGAGTCGGCGACCGAGGCGTTCGCGGAGGCGGTCGCCCGATGA
- a CDS encoding NAD-binding protein produces the protein MPDDRSFRSQLPENWQRVLSIRAAIALALAVALLSVATALVNIGLDTVGGPLAPYVPEAVQNAAGFTGALTGFLMVGSALALRRGLRAGWWATLLLLPLTAAQGLLQSSEYSLPLVVLSLIAIPVLLLSRNRFDQSLSLSTTQIAAGAALIGVQAYGTFGAYALREDFDGITTILDAFYFTLITSSTVGYGDITPDPTSTEAMLFTMSVLILGVASFGIAIGALVGPAIQARITKTLGKMTDSQLELLEDHILVLGYGKLTEPIVDELAANDRAFVVVTHDREVAADLSDRDIPVITGDPSDEEPLKRAKIDRASAILVATNHDAEDAFSILTARQLAPECRIVAAATDRENTRKLEHAGADAVISPTVLGGHLLVRSALGSDDSDLIERIIGSD, from the coding sequence ATGCCTGACGACCGGTCGTTTCGTTCGCAACTGCCCGAGAACTGGCAGCGGGTGCTCTCGATACGAGCAGCTATTGCGCTCGCACTGGCGGTTGCGCTGCTGTCGGTTGCGACAGCGCTCGTAAACATCGGGCTCGACACCGTTGGGGGACCGCTCGCACCGTACGTCCCGGAAGCCGTCCAGAACGCCGCCGGCTTCACCGGCGCACTGACGGGATTCCTGATGGTCGGCAGCGCGCTCGCACTTCGGCGCGGCCTGCGGGCAGGCTGGTGGGCGACGCTGCTGTTGCTCCCGTTGACCGCAGCGCAGGGATTGCTCCAGTCGAGTGAGTACTCGCTGCCACTGGTCGTCCTATCGCTGATTGCGATCCCCGTGTTGTTACTGAGTCGCAACCGGTTCGATCAGTCGCTCTCGTTGAGTACGACCCAGATCGCAGCCGGCGCTGCACTGATCGGCGTTCAGGCCTACGGAACCTTCGGCGCGTACGCGCTTCGGGAGGACTTCGACGGCATCACCACCATTCTCGATGCGTTTTACTTTACGCTGATTACCTCGAGTACGGTCGGCTACGGCGACATTACGCCGGATCCGACGTCGACAGAAGCGATGCTGTTTACCATGTCCGTGCTCATCCTCGGTGTGGCCAGTTTCGGTATCGCTATCGGGGCGCTCGTCGGGCCGGCGATTCAGGCTCGCATCACGAAGACACTCGGAAAAATGACCGACTCACAACTCGAGCTACTCGAGGACCACATCCTCGTGCTCGGCTACGGCAAACTCACTGAACCGATCGTCGACGAACTCGCGGCCAACGACCGGGCGTTCGTCGTCGTAACACACGACCGCGAGGTCGCAGCGGATCTCTCCGACCGGGACATTCCGGTGATCACGGGTGATCCGAGCGACGAAGAACCGCTCAAGCGAGCGAAGATCGACCGCGCGAGCGCGATTCTCGTCGCGACGAACCACGACGCCGAAGACGCGTTTTCGATCCTCACCGCACGCCAACTCGCGCCGGAGTGTCGGATCGTCGCCGCCGCGACCGACCGCGAGAACACACGGAAACTCGAGCACGCGGGCGCGGACGCGGTGATCAGTCCAACGGTGCTCGGCGGTCACCTGCTGGTGCGGTCGGCACTCGGCAGCGACGACAGCGATCTGATCGAGCGAATCATCGGGAGCGATTGA